From Anopheles funestus chromosome 3RL, idAnoFuneDA-416_04, whole genome shotgun sequence, a single genomic window includes:
- the LOC125770375 gene encoding venom allergen 5-like: protein MNLFHYIWTVLITLQLIAGETEHHLSSIFLSGEYTNYCQLQCPGTPKHTLCETPSEPNRSLEQCENFQQLLESSELLANLLNAHNGVRNRYALRRSITNMKKLVWDNELAHMARLHLASCQRYQLDPCTLLDNPNIYSRDYRNVRQSKAFVIERYLPKYYAIDVLRSWYLQKAETPSPKVTGDHQLQQVALNNFTLLTWASLERVGCAAAKYCDGFQLVCNYFPFYSLAESSAELGPPATRCPRTFPLRSKIFDGLCTFEMDAGVRWKSSSLAMLPLMLLCLWRTVDGGLSI, encoded by the exons ATGAATCTTTTTCATTATATCTGGACGGTTTTAATAACCCTCCAACTAATCGCCGGTGAGACAGAACATCACCTGAGCTCAATATTTCTTTCGGGTGAGTATACCAATTACTGTCAGCTGCAATGTCCCGGCACACCGAAACACACACTTTGTGAAACA CCTTCCGAGCCTAACAGATCTTTGGAACAGTGTGAAAACTTCCAGCAACTACTCGAAAGTTCTGAGCTGTTGGCGAACCTGCTGAACGCACACAATGGTGTCCGCAACAGGTATGCGTTGCGACGCTCAATAACCAACATGAAGAAGCTTGTGTGGGATAATGAACTGGCCCACATGGCACGGTTACATCTTGCCTCCTGTCAACGGTACCAGCTCGATCCCTGTACACTGCTCGACAACCCCAACATTTACAGCCGGGATTATCGAAATGTGCGTCAAAGCAAGGCGTTCGTCATCGAGCGTTACCTCCCCAAGTACTACGCTATCGATGTCCTACGCAGCTGGTACCTGCAGAAGGCTGAGACACCGTCCCCAAAGGTGACGGGCGACCATCAGCTGCAGCAAGTTGCGCTGAACAATTTCACCCTGTTAACCTGGGCCAGTCTCGAGCGGGTGGGATGTGCCGCGGCCAAGTACTGCGATGGATTCCAGCTGGTGTGCAACTACTTTCCCTTCTACTCGCTCGCCGAATCGAGCGCGGAGCTTGGCCCACCGGCAACCCGATGCCCACGAACATTTCCACTGCGTAGTAAAATCTTCGATGGACTGTGTACGTTCGAGATGGACGCTGGAGTGCGTTGGAAGTCGTCGAGCCTGGCAATGCTTCCGTTAATGCTACTCTGTCTGTGGCGAACGGTGGATGGCGGGCTAAGCATCTAG